A section of the Naumovozyma dairenensis CBS 421 chromosome 5, complete genome genome encodes:
- the NDAI0E00490 gene encoding opsin family protein (ancestral locus Anc_8.794), with protein sequence MSESFIDVSKSGNEAIQLNLPTGLDFHITKQGSDWLWAVFSIFGCFLLCYLVFFFYAEIKGSKLTRYAVAPALLISFFQFFAYFTYASDLGWTGIEAEFNHITVKTSITGEHPGVRQIFYSKYCAWFLSYPCLLFLLELSGLSSSDEDVSALDTIHSLLMQMIATEFWVVSLLVGALIKSTYKWGYWTFGAVAMLLVQGVIIKRQFFTLNVKAIEFKSLMLMTSMLIVWLYFICWGISEGGNVIQPDGESVFYGVLDLCMFAVYPAFLVFTIAKDGKLPNITVNNPLPGIHKHHENENDLQEQETDSEDEEGVHHEKEVSPDSPRASGATAFQPEEDEAANVETST encoded by the coding sequence ATGTCAGAATCATTCATTGATGTATCAAAGAGTGGTAATGAAGCCATTCAATTAAACCTACCGACTGGTTTAGATTTCCATATAACTAAGCAAGGTTCCGATTGGTTATGGGCcgttttttcaattttcgGTTGTTTCTTACTTTGTTATTTagtatttttcttctatgCTGAAATTAAAGGTTCCAAATTAACAAGATATGCTGTTGCACCAgctttattaatttcatttttccaattctttgCATATTTCACATATGCTTCTGATTTGGGTTGGACTGGTATTGAAGCTGAATTTAATCATATTACAGTGAAAACTTCAATAACGGGTGAACATCCAGGTGTTAGACAAATTTTCTATTCGAAATATTGTGCATGGTTTTTATCTTATCCATGTTTACTTTTCTTATTAGAATTATCAGGGTTATCAAGTTCTGATGAAGATGTTTCTGCCTTGGATACTATTCATTCTTTATTGATGCAAATGATTGCCACTGAATTTTGGgttgtttcattattagtTGGTGCTTTAATTAAATCTACATATAAGTGGGGTTATTGGACTTTTGGTGCTGTTGCCATGTTATTGGTTCAAGGTGTCATTATTAAACgtcaatttttcactttaaATGTTAAAGCCATTGAATTTAAGAGTTTGATGTTGATGACTTCGATGTTAATTGTTTGGttatatttcatttgttGGGGTATCTCTGAAGGTGGTAATGTCATTCAACCAGATGGTGAATCTGTCTTTTACGGTGTCTTAGATCTTTGTATGTTTGCTGTTTATCCAGCTTTCTTAGTCTTTACAATTGCTAAGGATGGTAAACTTCCAAATATTACTGTAAATAATCCATTACCAGGTATTCATAAGCAtcatgaaaatgaaaatgatctacaagaacaagaaactGACagtgaagatgaagaaggtgTTCATCATGAAAAGGAAGTAAGTCCTGATTCTCCAAGAGCTTCAGGTGCAACTGCTTTCCAaccagaagaagatgaagctGCTAATGTTGAAACGTCAACCTAG